In Phyllostomus discolor isolate MPI-MPIP mPhyDis1 chromosome 2, mPhyDis1.pri.v3, whole genome shotgun sequence, the following are encoded in one genomic region:
- the FETUB gene encoding fetuin-B gives MGLFLPLVLCTLAACCTARSVPLTEPSSFSLLSRACNDSDVLAAAGSALQDINSDRKEGYILNLNRVRDAREHRQDGVGSLFYLTLDVLETDCHVLSRKASKDCGVKQLHESVYGECKAIFYINYPKRVLYSPAYNCTLRPVSRRKISSMCPDCPVPSELSDPKVLEVVHESLAKFNNESVSKQYSLFKVTKASMQWVFGFHRFVEYLIKESPCTKSQASSCALQPLDSAPVALCQGSLFDNRPVRSVSVKCNFFESQAPTPGDKNSTANQEPVNLLKVEKPQEKNAEPTYSPSRPVPRGSVQYLPELDDKKPEESQEKGPVEAFPVQLDLTTNPQGETLDVSFLFLEPMSTKLVVLPFPPKEQHSAQCPGPAHQGNSLVLPP, from the exons ATGGGTCTGTTCCTACCTCTGGTCCTCTGCACCTTGGCTGCATGCTGCACAGCTAGATCTGTGCCCCTGACGGAAcccagctccttctctctcctctcccgtGCCTGCAATGACTCAGATGTGCTGGCTGCGGCGGGCTCTGCCCTGCAGGACATCAACAGTGACCGAAAGGAAGGATATATACTGAATCTCAACCGAGTGCGCGATGCCCGAGAACACAGACAG GATGGTGTGGGATCTCTGTTCTATCTCACATTGGACGTGTTAGAGACTGACTGCCATGTGCTCAGCAGGAAGGCATCGAAGGACTGTGGTGTGAAACAGCTTCATGAATCG GTTTATGGTGAATGCAAGGCAATATTTTACATTAACTATCCAAAAAGAGTTCTCTATTCACCTGCTTATAACTGTACTCTTCGCCCAG TTTCTCGGAGAAAGATTAGCTCTATGTGTCCTGACTGCCCAGTCCCCAGTGAGTTGTCAGATCCCAAAGTTCTGGAAGTTGTTCATGAATCTCTCGCAAAATTCAACAATGAGAGCGTCTCAAAGCAGTATTCTCTCTTCAAAGTCACCAAGGCATCTATGCAG TGGGTCTTTGGCTTCCACCGCTTTGTGGAATATTTAATCAAAGAGTCACCATGCACTAAATCCCAGGCCAGCAGCTGTGCACTTCAGCCCCTTGACTCTGCG cCTGTTGCTCTTTGCCAAGGTTCTCTGTTTGACAATAGACCAGTAAGGAGTGTCTCTGTGAAGTGTAACTTCTTTGAATCACAG GCTCCAACCCCTGGGGATAAAAATTCTACTGCTAACCAGGAACCTGTGAACCTCCTTAAGGTGGAAAAGCCCCAGGAGAAAAATGCAGAACCCACTTACTCACCCTCCAGACCTGTGCCAAGAGGGTCTGTCCAGTACCTTCCTGAACTGGATGATAAGAAGCCTGAAGAGTCCCAGGAAAAGGGTCCTGTTGAGGCCTTCCCTGTGCAGCTGGATCTAACCACAAATCCCCAGGGAGAAACCCTCGATGTTTCCTTCCTATTCCTGGAGCCTATGAGTACGAAGCTGGTTGTCCTGCCTTTCCCGCCCAAAGAGCAGCACTCTGCTCAGTGCCCAGGACCAGCCCACCAGGGCAACTCGCTTGTTCTCCCACCATGA